In Phyllostomus discolor isolate MPI-MPIP mPhyDis1 chromosome 3, mPhyDis1.pri.v3, whole genome shotgun sequence, a single genomic region encodes these proteins:
- the BSPRY gene encoding B box and SPRY domain-containing protein isoform X1, producing the protein MSAESAGPGPEPGPAPEPGPLCPEHGQALKWFCFSEGRPVCAVCTELGGRCQGHRIRPAEESAEELRNKIVDQCERLQLQSAGITKYVAEVLPGKSQRAVSMASAARELVIQRLGLVRSLCETEEQRLLEQVHGEEERAHQSILTQRVHWAEALQKLDTIRTSLVDMLTQMDDLQLIVSQARQKEQEIFERTEEAEGILDPQESKKLSFDETCAWSPLLTQLWATAALGSLSGTEDVRIDERTVSPFLQLSDGGRTLTFNAKKSKACADGPERFDHWPNALAVTSFQAGLHAWVVNVQNSCAYKVGVALGQLPRKGSGSDSRLGHNAFSWVFSRYDQEFCFSHDGQHEPLGLLRCPAQLGMLLDLQAQELLFYDPASGTVLHTHRASFPGPLFPVFAVADQTISIVH; encoded by the exons ATGTCTGCGGAGAGCGCGGGACCGGGACCGGAGCCGGGACCGGCACCTGAGCCGGGACCTCTCTGCCCGGAGCACGGCCAGGCTCTGAAGTGGTTCTGCTTTTCCGAGGGACGACCGGTGTGCGCCGTCTGTACGGAGCTGGGCGGCCGCTGCCAGGGACACCGCATCCGCCCGGCGGAGGAGAGCGCAGAAGAGCTGCGG AACAAGATCGTGGACCAGTGTGAGAGGCTGCAGCTACAAAGTGCTGGCATCACCAAGTATGTGGCCGAGGTCTTGCCGGGGAAGAGCCAGAGAGCAGTG AGCATGGCCAGCGCAGCGCGGGAACTGGTCATCCAGCGCCTGGGGCTGGTCAGGAGCCTGTGTGAGACTGAGGAGCAGCGGCTGCTGGAACAGGTTCACGGTGAAGAGGAGCGGGCCCACCAGAGCATCCTGACGCAGCGAGTGCACTGGGCCGAGGCTCTGCAGAAGCTCGACACCATCCGCACCAGCCTGGTGGACATGCTCACCCAGATGGATGACCTCCAGCTGATTGTAAGTCAGGCCAGG CAGAAGGAGCAGGAGATTTTTGAGAG AACCGAGGAAGCAGAGGGCATTTTGGACCCCCAGGAATCGAAAAAGTTAAGCTTCGATGAGACGTGTGCGTGGAGCCCTCTTCTGACCCAGCTCTGGGCCACAGCGGCTCTTGGCTCCCTCTCAG GCACAGAGGATGTGCGCATCGACGAGAGAACTGTCAGCCCCTTCCTGCAGCTGTCGGATGGTGGAAGGACCCTAACCTTCAACGCCAAGAAGTCCAAGGCCTGTGCCGATGGCCCAGAGCGCTTTGACCACTGGCCCAACGCCCTGGCCGTCACCTCCTTCCAGGCTGGGCTGCACGCCTGGGTGGTGAATGTGCAGAACAGTTGTGCCTATAAGGTAGGCGTGGCCTTAGGCCAGCTGCCCCGCAAGGGTTCTGGCAGTGACTCTCGTCTGGGCCACAACGCCTTCTCCTGGGTCTTCTCCCGCTACGACCAAGAGTTCTGCTTCTCGCACGACGGGCAGCACgagcccctggggctgctgcgGTGCCCGGCACAGCTGGGCATGCTACTGGACTTGCAGGCCCAGGAGCTGCTGTTCTACGACCCAGCCTCGGGCACGGTGCTCCACACCCACCGCGCGtccttccctgggcccctctTCCCGGTCTTTGCTGTGGCTGACCAGACCATTTCCATTGTCCACTGA
- the HDHD3 gene encoding haloacid dehalogenase-like hydrolase domain-containing protein 3, which translates to MAHRRKIQLLTWDVKDTLIRLRRPVGEEYAAKAQAHGVEVEATALERAFRQVFKAHSRSFPNYGLSHGLTVRQWWWDVVLQTFHLAGVRDAQAVGPIAAQLYKDFRSPCSWQLLEGAEATLRECRERGLRLAVISNFDQRLEDILVGLSLREHFDFVLTSWATGWQKPDPRIFHEALRLAQVEPAVAAHIGDSYHNDYEGARAVGMHSFLVVGPGSLDPVVKDSVPQEHILPSLPHLLPALDRLEGSSTGQ; encoded by the coding sequence ATGGCTCACCGGCGAAAGATACAGCTGTTGACATGGGACGTGAAGGACACGCTGATCAGGCTCCGCCGGCCCGTAGGAGAGGAATATGCCGCCAAGGCCCAGGCCCATGGGGTGGAGGTAGAGGCCACAGCCCTGGAACGAGCCTTCAGGCAGGTGTTCAAGGCTCACAGCCGCAGCTTCCCCAACTATGGCCTGAGCCATGGCCTCACCGTCCGTCAGTGGTGGTGGGATGTGGTCCTGCAGACCTTCCATCTAGCGGGTGTTCGGGATGCCCAGGCTGTGGGCCCCATCGCTGCCCAGCTGTACAAGGACTTCCGCAGCCCCTGCTCCTGGCAGCTGTTGGAGGGGGCGGAGGCCACCCTGAGGGAATGCCGGGAACGAGGCCTGAGGCTGGCAGTGATCTCCAACTTCGACCAGCGACTAGAGGACATCTTGGTGGGTCTTAGTCTGCGGGAACATTTCGACTTTGTGCTGACCTCTTGGGCTACTGGCTGGCAAAAGCCGGACCCCCGCATTTTCCATGAGGCCTTGCGGCTTGCTCAGGTGGAACCAGCGGTGGCAGCCCATATTGGGGACAGTTACCACAATGATTACGAGGGGGCACGGGCTGTGGGTATGCACAGCTTTCTAGTGGTTGGCCCGGGGTCTCTGGATCCTGTGGTCAAGGATTCTGTGCCCCAAGAACATATCCTCCCCTCACTGCCCCATCTCCTGCCTGCCCTTGACCGCCTGGAGGGCTCATCCACAGGGCAGTGA
- the BSPRY gene encoding B box and SPRY domain-containing protein isoform X3 — protein MSAESAGPGPEPGPAPEPGPLCPEHGQALKWFCFSEGRPVCAVCTELGGRCQGHRIRPAEESAEELRNKIVDQCERLQLQSAGITKYVAEVLPGKSQRAVSMASAARELVIQRLGLVRSLCETEEQRLLEQVHGEEERAHQSILTQRVHWAEALQKLDTIRTSLVDMLTQMDDLQLIQKEQEIFERTEEAEGILDPQESKKLSFDETCAWSPLLTQLWATAALGSLSGTEDVRIDERTVSPFLQLSDGGRTLTFNAKKSKACADGPERFDHWPNALAVTSFQAGLHAWVVNVQNSCAYKVGVALGQLPRKGSGSDSRLGHNAFSWVFSRYDQEFCFSHDGQHEPLGLLRCPAQLGMLLDLQAQELLFYDPASGTVLHTHRASFPGPLFPVFAVADQTISIVH, from the exons ATGTCTGCGGAGAGCGCGGGACCGGGACCGGAGCCGGGACCGGCACCTGAGCCGGGACCTCTCTGCCCGGAGCACGGCCAGGCTCTGAAGTGGTTCTGCTTTTCCGAGGGACGACCGGTGTGCGCCGTCTGTACGGAGCTGGGCGGCCGCTGCCAGGGACACCGCATCCGCCCGGCGGAGGAGAGCGCAGAAGAGCTGCGG AACAAGATCGTGGACCAGTGTGAGAGGCTGCAGCTACAAAGTGCTGGCATCACCAAGTATGTGGCCGAGGTCTTGCCGGGGAAGAGCCAGAGAGCAGTG AGCATGGCCAGCGCAGCGCGGGAACTGGTCATCCAGCGCCTGGGGCTGGTCAGGAGCCTGTGTGAGACTGAGGAGCAGCGGCTGCTGGAACAGGTTCACGGTGAAGAGGAGCGGGCCCACCAGAGCATCCTGACGCAGCGAGTGCACTGGGCCGAGGCTCTGCAGAAGCTCGACACCATCCGCACCAGCCTGGTGGACATGCTCACCCAGATGGATGACCTCCAGCTGATT CAGAAGGAGCAGGAGATTTTTGAGAG AACCGAGGAAGCAGAGGGCATTTTGGACCCCCAGGAATCGAAAAAGTTAAGCTTCGATGAGACGTGTGCGTGGAGCCCTCTTCTGACCCAGCTCTGGGCCACAGCGGCTCTTGGCTCCCTCTCAG GCACAGAGGATGTGCGCATCGACGAGAGAACTGTCAGCCCCTTCCTGCAGCTGTCGGATGGTGGAAGGACCCTAACCTTCAACGCCAAGAAGTCCAAGGCCTGTGCCGATGGCCCAGAGCGCTTTGACCACTGGCCCAACGCCCTGGCCGTCACCTCCTTCCAGGCTGGGCTGCACGCCTGGGTGGTGAATGTGCAGAACAGTTGTGCCTATAAGGTAGGCGTGGCCTTAGGCCAGCTGCCCCGCAAGGGTTCTGGCAGTGACTCTCGTCTGGGCCACAACGCCTTCTCCTGGGTCTTCTCCCGCTACGACCAAGAGTTCTGCTTCTCGCACGACGGGCAGCACgagcccctggggctgctgcgGTGCCCGGCACAGCTGGGCATGCTACTGGACTTGCAGGCCCAGGAGCTGCTGTTCTACGACCCAGCCTCGGGCACGGTGCTCCACACCCACCGCGCGtccttccctgggcccctctTCCCGGTCTTTGCTGTGGCTGACCAGACCATTTCCATTGTCCACTGA
- the BSPRY gene encoding B box and SPRY domain-containing protein isoform X2 produces the protein MSAESAGPGPEPGPAPEPGPLCPEHGQALKWFCFSEGRPVCAVCTELGGRCQGHRIRPAEESAEELRNKIVDQCERLQLQSAGITKYVAEVLPGKSQRAVSMASAARELVIQRLGLVRSLCETEEQRLLEQVHGEEERAHQSILTQRVHWAEALQKLDTIRTSLVDMLTQMDDLQLIVSQARKEQEIFERTEEAEGILDPQESKKLSFDETCAWSPLLTQLWATAALGSLSGTEDVRIDERTVSPFLQLSDGGRTLTFNAKKSKACADGPERFDHWPNALAVTSFQAGLHAWVVNVQNSCAYKVGVALGQLPRKGSGSDSRLGHNAFSWVFSRYDQEFCFSHDGQHEPLGLLRCPAQLGMLLDLQAQELLFYDPASGTVLHTHRASFPGPLFPVFAVADQTISIVH, from the exons ATGTCTGCGGAGAGCGCGGGACCGGGACCGGAGCCGGGACCGGCACCTGAGCCGGGACCTCTCTGCCCGGAGCACGGCCAGGCTCTGAAGTGGTTCTGCTTTTCCGAGGGACGACCGGTGTGCGCCGTCTGTACGGAGCTGGGCGGCCGCTGCCAGGGACACCGCATCCGCCCGGCGGAGGAGAGCGCAGAAGAGCTGCGG AACAAGATCGTGGACCAGTGTGAGAGGCTGCAGCTACAAAGTGCTGGCATCACCAAGTATGTGGCCGAGGTCTTGCCGGGGAAGAGCCAGAGAGCAGTG AGCATGGCCAGCGCAGCGCGGGAACTGGTCATCCAGCGCCTGGGGCTGGTCAGGAGCCTGTGTGAGACTGAGGAGCAGCGGCTGCTGGAACAGGTTCACGGTGAAGAGGAGCGGGCCCACCAGAGCATCCTGACGCAGCGAGTGCACTGGGCCGAGGCTCTGCAGAAGCTCGACACCATCCGCACCAGCCTGGTGGACATGCTCACCCAGATGGATGACCTCCAGCTGATTGTAAGTCAGGCCAGG AAGGAGCAGGAGATTTTTGAGAG AACCGAGGAAGCAGAGGGCATTTTGGACCCCCAGGAATCGAAAAAGTTAAGCTTCGATGAGACGTGTGCGTGGAGCCCTCTTCTGACCCAGCTCTGGGCCACAGCGGCTCTTGGCTCCCTCTCAG GCACAGAGGATGTGCGCATCGACGAGAGAACTGTCAGCCCCTTCCTGCAGCTGTCGGATGGTGGAAGGACCCTAACCTTCAACGCCAAGAAGTCCAAGGCCTGTGCCGATGGCCCAGAGCGCTTTGACCACTGGCCCAACGCCCTGGCCGTCACCTCCTTCCAGGCTGGGCTGCACGCCTGGGTGGTGAATGTGCAGAACAGTTGTGCCTATAAGGTAGGCGTGGCCTTAGGCCAGCTGCCCCGCAAGGGTTCTGGCAGTGACTCTCGTCTGGGCCACAACGCCTTCTCCTGGGTCTTCTCCCGCTACGACCAAGAGTTCTGCTTCTCGCACGACGGGCAGCACgagcccctggggctgctgcgGTGCCCGGCACAGCTGGGCATGCTACTGGACTTGCAGGCCCAGGAGCTGCTGTTCTACGACCCAGCCTCGGGCACGGTGCTCCACACCCACCGCGCGtccttccctgggcccctctTCCCGGTCTTTGCTGTGGCTGACCAGACCATTTCCATTGTCCACTGA
- the BSPRY gene encoding B box and SPRY domain-containing protein isoform X4 translates to MSAESAGPGPEPGPAPEPGPLCPEHGQALKWFCFSEGRPVCAVCTELGGRCQGHRIRPAEESAEELRNKIVDQCERLQLQSAGITKYVAEVLPGKSQRAVSMASAARELVIQRLGLVRSLCETEEQRLLEQVHGEEERAHQSILTQRVHWAEALQKLDTIRTSLVDMLTQMDDLQLIKEQEIFERTEEAEGILDPQESKKLSFDETCAWSPLLTQLWATAALGSLSGTEDVRIDERTVSPFLQLSDGGRTLTFNAKKSKACADGPERFDHWPNALAVTSFQAGLHAWVVNVQNSCAYKVGVALGQLPRKGSGSDSRLGHNAFSWVFSRYDQEFCFSHDGQHEPLGLLRCPAQLGMLLDLQAQELLFYDPASGTVLHTHRASFPGPLFPVFAVADQTISIVH, encoded by the exons ATGTCTGCGGAGAGCGCGGGACCGGGACCGGAGCCGGGACCGGCACCTGAGCCGGGACCTCTCTGCCCGGAGCACGGCCAGGCTCTGAAGTGGTTCTGCTTTTCCGAGGGACGACCGGTGTGCGCCGTCTGTACGGAGCTGGGCGGCCGCTGCCAGGGACACCGCATCCGCCCGGCGGAGGAGAGCGCAGAAGAGCTGCGG AACAAGATCGTGGACCAGTGTGAGAGGCTGCAGCTACAAAGTGCTGGCATCACCAAGTATGTGGCCGAGGTCTTGCCGGGGAAGAGCCAGAGAGCAGTG AGCATGGCCAGCGCAGCGCGGGAACTGGTCATCCAGCGCCTGGGGCTGGTCAGGAGCCTGTGTGAGACTGAGGAGCAGCGGCTGCTGGAACAGGTTCACGGTGAAGAGGAGCGGGCCCACCAGAGCATCCTGACGCAGCGAGTGCACTGGGCCGAGGCTCTGCAGAAGCTCGACACCATCCGCACCAGCCTGGTGGACATGCTCACCCAGATGGATGACCTCCAGCTGATT AAGGAGCAGGAGATTTTTGAGAG AACCGAGGAAGCAGAGGGCATTTTGGACCCCCAGGAATCGAAAAAGTTAAGCTTCGATGAGACGTGTGCGTGGAGCCCTCTTCTGACCCAGCTCTGGGCCACAGCGGCTCTTGGCTCCCTCTCAG GCACAGAGGATGTGCGCATCGACGAGAGAACTGTCAGCCCCTTCCTGCAGCTGTCGGATGGTGGAAGGACCCTAACCTTCAACGCCAAGAAGTCCAAGGCCTGTGCCGATGGCCCAGAGCGCTTTGACCACTGGCCCAACGCCCTGGCCGTCACCTCCTTCCAGGCTGGGCTGCACGCCTGGGTGGTGAATGTGCAGAACAGTTGTGCCTATAAGGTAGGCGTGGCCTTAGGCCAGCTGCCCCGCAAGGGTTCTGGCAGTGACTCTCGTCTGGGCCACAACGCCTTCTCCTGGGTCTTCTCCCGCTACGACCAAGAGTTCTGCTTCTCGCACGACGGGCAGCACgagcccctggggctgctgcgGTGCCCGGCACAGCTGGGCATGCTACTGGACTTGCAGGCCCAGGAGCTGCTGTTCTACGACCCAGCCTCGGGCACGGTGCTCCACACCCACCGCGCGtccttccctgggcccctctTCCCGGTCTTTGCTGTGGCTGACCAGACCATTTCCATTGTCCACTGA